The Malaclemys terrapin pileata isolate rMalTer1 chromosome 7, rMalTer1.hap1, whole genome shotgun sequence nucleotide sequence gaacactgatagagagatatgcacagctgtttctcccctctccccccggtattaatacattctctgggttaattaataaataaaaagtgattttattaaatacaggaagtaggatttaagtggttacaagtagtagcagacagaacaaagtgaattaccaagcaaaataaaatagaacacacaagtctaagcctagtacagtaataaaactgaatacagataaaatctcaccctcagagatgtttcaataaatttctttcacagactggatgcattcctagtctgggcacaatcctttcccctggtacagcccttgttccagctcaggtggtagctatgGGATTTATCATGATGGCCCCCCATTTGTTCttttccacccacttatatatcttttgcataaggcgggaatcctttgtccctctgggttcccacccctccttctcaatggaaaaacaccaggttaaagatggattccagttcaggtgacatgatcacatgtcactgtaaaatCCCAAGCCTTCATTTCTGCCTGccaacagagccatccacagtcaaatgtcctggttgatgggaaccatcaagattccaaaccaccattaatggcccacactttgcataattacaataggccctcagagttatatttcatatttctagtttcagatacaagagtgatacatttatataaataggatgaccacactcagtagagtataagctttgtaatgataccttacaagagaccttttgcatgaagcatattttagttacattatgttcacactcatcagcatactttcataaaaacatatagagtgcaacatcacacttataacttcaaatacaaaatgatacatgcataaagctagcataatcataaccagcaagtcataaccttttcatagccacctcacttgacaacctttgttcactatttgctgcaaatatataacagtgattGCAACAATGCTCTATATAGTcgtattttaatcagataacgtcacacctGCACTACAACTCCACCTGTTCACATTATTTATTTCTCTACTGCTATTATACACATGAAAGTTTTTGTTGTTCTGGATTCAGGCATGGTCTAACAAAGCCCTTAATCACATTCTGAACtaagtacatgagtagtcccattgacttcaatgggactatttacatTCTTCTACTTAAGCATTTGCTTAGAGTGCCTTACTGAATCAAGGCCCAAATGAGAACAATTGTGTATGAAATGTCCATTCCCCTATTGGATTCATTTAATTGACACCACAGCTCCCTAACAGGTGCAGGATTATTTCAACATTTAGAGTCTCCTCTCCACTCAAAATTTGTATTTTACCCACAGATGAAACATTTATGCTGATATCAATTAAAAACTTAAACTGTACAGTGATATTACCCGATAGAAATGAGGAAGTCTTTGATGGTAGGGATATGCATTTACTATCACTCTCTCCTTCAGACCTCATTGTAGGATCTAAGTGTAAAACATTGAGACTAGATAAAATATTCAGGAACATTTTCTCCCAAGACCCCAGTGATCCAAATTGAATTCCACTCCACGCCCCCCAAAGCTCTAATAGTTCATTTCTGGCTCCTCTTCTCCTGACCTCCCCACAATTTGCTAATACGTCTCCACAACTCTAACTCATCTTTCCTTCCCCAATCCTCCAGTTGTAccccttgctctctctctccagcatgcATGATTTTGCAATTGGGTGGCAGCACATACATTGGCACACAAGCTGCTAGATCTTCTACGTTCCACCAGGGTTCTGCTAAGTAACAAATAAGTATTTGATTTAGGGCTCTATTTTGTTTAAACTATACAAATATTTGTTTGTTGAGATGCACCATTGTGTAGAGTTTGTCTTGACTAAGATTTAAACGTGTGTTGTCAGCCAACAAGTTTTAACACGTTCTAAAGTGCTCCTATGGACAAGACACTATGGACTTTAGTACATGCTAAGCTGGTCAAGTTGAAGCTAAAGGGTAGCCTAGGCTTCAAGTTGATCGGTTTATACTTGGTAAAGTCTACAGTGGCGTGTGTACACTAAAGTTCTAGAATATGTTAATTATAATATGTTAGCTGACACATGTACACACCACACACCTTTAAACCCTAGttaagacaaggccttagagtctAGACTCCTTGGTTTCTTTTTCTGCTCCTAGCTAGGGCAGGTTGGagtcagggccggcgcttccactaggcgaccctaggtggtcacccagggtgggaggatgtggggggtggcattttgccgccctcgtcGGAATTTCAGCAGCGATTCCTCTGGGCAGGAAGAAAAGCGGTCACGGAAATGCCGCTGagaaccagggctgcccagaggggtttcttccgctctgggtcttcggcggaaattcggtggcgggtccttcacttgctccgggacccgccaccgaagtgccccaaagacccggagcggaaggacccccgccgctgagaacacagcttcagaggaggagctgccaccGATTACTgaggaggagtgctgccgcctagagcggcaaaaaccctggtgccgctcctgggtGGAGTTAGGGGCAGATTATCAGAGCTAAGTGACAGGAGACCTCAGAGAAGGGATTCAGGGACAGATGGGTGCAATGTCAGAAAGAAAATAGTGGGGAGAAGAAGCAAGGCAGCCTGTGTGCCAGGATAAAAGATCAGGCAGGAGTATTGACTTCTGTTTCATATTAGTACCACTTTGTTGAGAGTACATCAATTTGCTCTTTTTCAGATGTCTCCCGACATCTACTacttatgaaaaataaaataaagataaggAATGGGAAAGAGAGTATTCATAGAAATGTATATCCTCTTTTTCACATTTATCCATTGTAGGTTGCTGGGTGTTAACACTTTTGacaatcaggccatttatttcagtgtctATAAATGGTTTTAGAAgcctaaatttaggcacctatttttaaaaatcttggtccCAGTTTCCAGTTCTTTCATAACTCATTACTCTACCCCATCCACTCCCAATATTCTCCTACCTTGGATGATCCCTCAGGCAAAGGAAGATCTGAGCAGTGTGTCATGGAGTAGAAACTAGATGCCTCGAGCAAAGTCACTGTTGCTTGAGAGAGCAATGAGGCCTGCATGACTGAGTGCAGGCAGCTCAATTACTCCAGCTCTTCAGCAGCTGTGTTTCCCCTTCCATATGTTAGTGTACACGGAGCTACTAGACAAATGGAGCTGTCTACCCTCTGAAGAAGCTTCTAAATGCAGAGGCTTCTAGTGCTGCCAGATCAGACGGTTGGCCATTTTGGACTCATTTGTCTGAGGGTATGTTTACGTTAGAATTACTGTAGTAGCACAACTGCAACTGCAGCACTATAGTGTAGATACTTACTACAGAGATGGAAGGGGTTCTTTCATCACTGTAgttataggtgctggaactgcgggtgctgccacaccccctggctggaagtggtttccattatacacagtgtttacagtttggttcaatggctctcagcacccccattataaaaattgtttcagcGCCCCTGACTGTAGTAACTCTACctttccaagaggcagtagctaggttgacggaagcgTTCttctgttaagaacataagaacagccatactgggtcagaccaaagatccatccaacCCAGTAGAGgcaatgaacagaccaggtaatcatgaagtgatccatcccctgtcacccattcccggcttctggcaaacagaggctagggacaccatccctgtccatcctggataataattgacggacctatcctccatgaataggagttcctttttgaaccctgttatagtcatggtcttcacaacatcctctggcaaggaattccacaggttgactgtgttgtgcaaagaaatacttctttttgtttgttttaaacttgctgcttattaatttcatttggtgacccctagttcttgtgttatgagaaggagtaaataacactttcttatttactttctccacacctgtcatgattttatagacctctatcaaatcccctttagtcgtctcttttccaagctgaaaagtcccagcctttttaatctctcctaatatggaagctgttcgaaatccctaataatttttgttgccctttgctgtaccttttccaattccaatctatcttttttgagatggggtgagctAATCTACACAaaaagtattcaagatgtgggtgtaccatcagtttatatagaggcaatatgatattttctgtcttatctatccttttcctaatgattcccaacattcagtTAGCTTTtgtgactgccactgcacattgatactcctgagggcattctgtgccaaaaaattaaaaattctgcacacaatattttaaaattctgcaaaattctgcaaattttgtcaaataaatgtggaggctccagcatagcattggggaacacaggccactggttgcacaGAGGTGGGTGATTACTGTGCAGCTCACCCCTcctgggacacagactcagtggtgaggctgcacccaaccctgacacagcacaaggaccgggcctgccccagaaacaccccagagccctgtccctccatgccaggtgcaccaggtgttggtaggcaggctcagcaaggtaggatccaagtgtggagggggttAGCATGGGcggaatccaggtgtgggttgagaggattCAGTGTGTGgtaatctgggtgcaggcagttcAGTCGAGTTTCTGGGTGTGGCGGGGGgacctggatgcacaggggcttgttgggaggttctgggtgcaacCGTAATGGTACtgtgcaggggggtccaggtgaaggtagttggggctcagtggaggggtcTGAGTGTGGGtggggatagagctcagcaggggggttggtgtggggggctcagtggggagcaTCCAgatgctgggagagtggggctcagtgcggttgggatccaggtgcagctggttggggctcagtagggtgggGATCTCGGTGCGggtggctcatcagggtggtccaggtgcagaggGAGTGGAGCTCATCGGGGGCGGGGTTCTGGGTGTGTGatgggggggtgaggctcagcagaAGGGTCCGGATGCACGGAGGTTGgacggatgggggagcagctccctgtacagtgatccatcctgctgcagctgaggagcaatgggtgcaggaagcatggGGTAAGTgggagagtttgcagagcttcctacagctgggggagaaatctgggggtgggtctgacccagccctggatgccgtgcatgggaagaggaagtcccgtcctccccagtcCAGACGGAACTTGCAGCTGAGCCTgacgcagggtaggagccaccagctgtgtcttccccagtcccacgccacagtgatttacctctctgccagctgccctgggcacccaaaacatactgttgGGGAGGGTTGTATGATCACTCTTGTGgtttctctttgcttccctgtcagaaagttatttttctgcggggaaacaaagaaatcctGCGCATGCGCAGTGATGCAGATTTCCCCCATGGGtaacattgagtggatgttttcagagaattatccacaatgactccaagatctctttcttgagtggtaacacttaatttagaccccatcattttatatgtataattgggattatgttttccaatatgcattactttgcatttatcaacactgactttcatctgcctttttgttgtccagtcacccagttttctgaggtccctttgtagctctttgcagtctgctttggacttaactatcttcagtagttttgtatcatctgcaaaatttgcaacctcactgtttaccccataGGCTGGaacacccacggggaaaaattagtgagtgctctgcacccactggcagccaagctcccctcttaTTCCattacagcttactttgcttaagagccattggtgatggaccttgtcaaagactttctgaaaatctaagtacactatatccactggatcacccttgatcacatgtttattgaccccctcaaagaattctaatagattggtgtggcatgatttccatttacaaaagccaCGTTGACTTTCCCCCAATAAATCATGTTTagctatatgtctgataattctgttctttactatagtttcaaccaatttgcctgatacagaagttaggcttactggcctgtaattgccgagatcacctctggagccttttaaaaaaattagcatcacattagctatcctccagtcatctggtacagaagctgatttaaattataggttacaaaccacagttagtagttctgcaatttcacatttgagttacttcagaactcttggggtgaatatcatctggtcctggtgatttattattgTGTAAtttaatttgttctaaaacctcctctaaagacacctcagtctgggacagttcctcagttgtcacctaaaaagaatggctcaggtttgggaatctccctcacatcctctgcactgGTGAAGACAGAtgtaaagaattaatttagtatctctgcaatggccttaccttccttgagtgctcctttagcatcttaatACGATAGTCCAGTTGTTTatcaggtttcctgcttctgatgttgaCCGAGCATTATCAACTTTGGCACTTAGGTCATCTTAACTATGTCTCTCGGGGGTTGAAAAATTCACCGTAAGCGATGTAGGTAAGCTGACCttagttttaggtgtagaccaggcctgaacaACATCCTATCCCCAGACAAACAAATAAGTGGAAGTGTGCAGATCTGGTATAACATAGCCCGAATGAAGTGCAAACTAATTTAGGCCTCATGCCACCTTTCTGTTCTTTAACTACACAGAACACTCTACTAGGGTAACATAATACAAGATAATTTAATTGTACAGAATAAAAATGATCCAACATGGATAAGAAaattgaggagttactgtagtttacATGGGATCAGAGTAACAGAGACAATATGAATAACCAATGGTGTTCAAATCTTCAGACCTATGAGCTCCATATCTTTGGTTTCTCAAAGTATTGTTCTCTGGTTAGTGCCACTTGTGATGCAccctctctctgaagcatctgtagAGGTGACATTATTGCTATCTCACTGGTTAAGATTGGCAATattgtaaattaaaaacagaggtacagaaaagaaaaatagaagatAGATAAATGTCATCTGGGGTAAATAAAGTTTTAATTTGAATCTCTTCTTCTTCACAAAGGCTTAAACatgcttcttttttcccctctagcaGTATTTCCAAGAATTCGCTAAAAACTGTCTTGCTGCAACTTGAATGCCATTTTACATGGACTCTGCTGAAGGATGATGTTGATCTTGATAACTTAGAAGAAACAATTTGTGATCAGATTGAGTTTCTAATCACAAAATCCAAAATTAGTAATTATAATCTGCTAGCCTATGTGAAACACATGAAAGGCAACAGTGAGGAAGCTCTGGAAAGTCTACAAAAAGCTGAAGGAGAAGTTCAAACAAATCATGCAGATGAGGTTGACAGAAAAAGTCTTGTTACCTGGGGGAACTATGCTTGGGTCTATTACCATATGAACAAACTTCAAGAAGCTCAATCCTACATAGGCAAGGTAGAAAGCAGCTGCAAAAAGCTCTCAAGTGCATCTCGCTATAAGATTCAACTGCCTGAGATCTACTGTGAACAAGGGTGGGCACTATTAAAGTTTGGAATAAAGTATTACGAAAGAGCAAAGAAATGCTTTCAAAAGGCTCTGGAAGAGGAGCCCAACAATCCAGAATTTAATTCTGGCTATGCAATTGCCATATATCGCCTGGAAGATTTTCTTACAAAAGGCTCTTCTGGTGAGGACTCATCACTGGAACCTTTAAGGCGTGCAGTAAAACTGAATCCAAACGACACTTTTGTTATGGCACTCCTTGCACTGAAACTTCAGGACACAGAACAAGTCGAAGAAGGAGAAAAATACATCAAAGAAGCATTGCAAAAAACCCCAGATCTTCCCTATTTATTGCGATATGCTGCCAAGTTTTACAGAAAAAAAGGACTAGTGGAGAAATCACTGGGGTTTTTGAAAAAGGCACTGGAATTTACACCAACCTCTGGCTTCCTGCATCATCAGATAGGTCTTTGCTACAGAACACAAttatacaaaatgaaaaaagCTACAAAATATCCACCTAGAGAGCAGATGGAGGAACTGATTCGATTgagcatttttcattttaaaatggtggTGGAGCAAAAATCAAAGTTTATGTATGCCTATATTGACCTAGCAAGCATGTATGCAGAAGGAAATCAATATCAAGAAGCAGAAGACACCTTTCAAAAAGTATTTAAGATGGAGAAACTCACCTGTGATGAAAAGCAACAACTCCACTACCGCTATGGACGCTTTCAGGAATATCACAAAAAGTCTGAAGCTGAGGCTATTAATCATTACACAAAAGGGCTGAAAATTGAGAAAAACTCACATGAAAGAAACATGTGTAAAGAGGCTCTGAAGAAATTAATAGAAAGGAGAATTCAGAGAGGCTCTGCAGATGCTAAAAATTTGGGTATCCTTGGACTTATTCACCAACTGAATGGGGAGAAGCCTCAAGCAATTGAGTGTTATGAGAAAGCCCTGACATTGGAGCCTGATAATGAAGAATACTTAAGTGCTCTCTGTGAGATACGGCTTTCCATAGAAATCTAAAGCTTCTAACAGCTGGCAGAGAATCCATTTCTGTAatcacccaattttttttttcaaaactgtatATGAGGAAAAGTTTGTCAACTTCCTCCATTATTTGCATGATAGCCTGAATTCCCCATTTAGGCAAAACTTGCATTGGAATTAGGCCTATAGTTTGAACATTACTTATTGGCATGTAGTGCAGAATTTGTAATCCTAGCAATTAATGAGCTCTTGTGGCCTCTCTCTCCTGCGAAATAACTGTTTATGTTGATAACAAAGAACACTTTCTGCAGTGCTTGAAGTGAAAAAGTGTAACAGATGTGGAAGTTGGTAGCACCACCTGCTGGTGATCATGTAAAACCTGGCAAATGATGTTTTCTAACTTGCATAATGCCAAGAGTATGACTGTGGAGAACGTATAATAGTTAATCTATCTTTTGGCTCAATTTAAGATCTCTGTAAATATCTGTGTTTGTGTTAATTTCTGCTCTTAGATACATAGCTTCAACGTGAATCATCAGAACATGCAGTACACTGGGAAAAGATGAGGGTTAAAATTTATCAAGAGTCTGTTAGTTCATACTATTTCAAGACATCAGATAATTGAGTGCATCCTCCTATGAGGGCAAGAAATAATGATATGGATTGGATACTACTGATGAGTTTTATCATTTTGGACAGGGTGGATTTATATTGTTACTAGGATGCACACTTTGGAGCTATATTCAGAATTCAGTATGGGTCATGAACTTTTGTGAGTTTGGGAGTCTGTAGGCTTGCATAATTGACTACGTTTGCTGTACTTGTTTAACTAGGAAGAAAAAAGAGCCCTGCTTGTATCTTTTTTCCAATGAGAATCTTATAAACCATGTACCATTTGCACGTTGCTGTATTTTTGTAAATTATTAAACTGCAGTGAGCCAATTAAATTTTGCTTTGGGAATCTGTCTGCAGACCAACCCCTATATCTGTACATAAAAGCTACTAAAATGGCCATTTAAAGCATAGGAATAAAATTCTGATCAGATGTTAAGGAGACAGAGGAAAAGCCCCACTTGATTTCCTGGACTGTCTGCAAAGCTAGTTTTAGTAGTTTTGCACTGAACCATTGAACTGTGCTTAGAGAGCATCTTTCTAGTTCAAGTACACCCCACAATATTGGGCATGTGCACATGGGTAGAAGGGCAAGAGGACATAAGGGGTACATGCGGGAGGAGTTGACAGAGCATAGGGCACAGGGGAAGAAGTTTGAAGGGCATGCGGGAGAGGGTGACATAGCACAGGGCCCAGGCACATGGGGGAAAGGAACGAGGGAACACAGGGCATGGTGCGCATAGGGGAGGGCatgacagaacaccacacccaggcacatggggagggggtgacaggGCACAGTTGCACGAGAAAGGAAGTGACAAAACACAGGTGATGTGCACCAGGGAGAGAGGAGTGACAGAAGACAggttgtttaaaaattaaaaaaaagaggaaggtGTGGAGAATGTATTCCATCTTGTGAATTGCTAAGAAGAATCTAGTTGTTTTAGGACTGATGGCCAAAGGGCAAAGCTTGTACAGTGTGACACTTTTACATTCCACTACTGTATCTTGGCCAATGGGATGGCATGCAATGCACCATGTAGAAAACATACTCCATTTCCAAAGCAAACCCCTTTAAGACTTTGTTTGTGAAAAAAATAAGAGCTGTTTTTCAGGACCAATTATATCTTCACTTTTGTACATTTCTATTAGACAGCAGGCACCAGAAAAATGCAATAACCCTCCAAGTCATGCCACCCAGCAGTCACATTATTAAGCTCCCAAATCGTTCATGTTGTTACAAGTGCTTCACATAGTCAATCAGTTATCCAGAAATAAATATTACTCATCAAGGATGTAAACTCTGGCTTCAGATGCACATGTGGAATTCTCACTCACTGCACTGGCAGCTGTGTTACTGGCGGGTGGGATTGGTCTCTGGGAAACACAGATGAAGCCAAAGGGAATTTACAGTGTGATTCTGGGTCATGAAAACCCCCTTTCTCAAAGAATCTCTCACAAAATTGATATATCCCATCCCATATGCACACAGTCAAAAAAGTACACTTCCACCTCTTCTCTCTGaaaaggcaggggaggaggccTTTCTTGCTTTTTAGAACTAAAGTCCAGATTGTCTCTTCCACTTCCAAAAACAGAGGTGACCCAGAATGGGTGGTAGAGGTAGGGAAGGGACTCCCTGTGGGAGAAGAGAAAGTGGCGTGAAGGGCGGGGAAGAGTGTCACATCCACAAAATGGACTATCCCTACCCCACCTCTTTCCCTCTccaagtttgagaactgctggaaaGAAGAGGAGATGAAGTCAGGAACCACAGCCTTTCCAGAGCATGATCCCTGAGTGGCCTCACAGATATGAGAGTGAGATATTTCATCTGCGCTTGATGCTGGTTCACGTAACATCATCTTCTGTTAAATCTTCTACGCAGCTGCGACTGCGCAGCCATGCAGCAATGGCGGTATGGCTTCCACCTGAGCCATCCTGCTCAGGGAAGAGGATGAAGGGGGCAGCAGAGTAGCATTGAGGGGCCAGTCCTCCATCAGGCTGCCTCTGCACATCTGGAGGCTCCCTTCCCTATGGAAGGCCCTTTGGTGTAGGAAGGCTATGCTCCTCTCtgcagtgccccctcccccaattcctgCTATGGGAGGAGACAGTTTTCGGGAAACTCCTCAAGATGAACCTTGAGGAAGGAAGGAGTAGGAATGCGGCTGTTTGTGGAGAAAGATCTTGGCCAGAAATTTCCAAAATACCAGGCACCAAAAGCCTCttaaatctagcagagaaaggcaaacaagaaccaatggctagaAACTGGTGCCAGATAATTGCAAATTAGAAATACAGaacacattt carries:
- the LOC128840611 gene encoding interferon-induced protein with tetratricopeptide repeats 5-like isoform X1 — protein: MSSISKNSLKTVLLQLECHFTWTLLKDDVDLDNLEETICDQIEFLITKSKISNYNLLAYVKHMKGNSEEALESLQKAEGEVQTNHADEVDRKSLVTWGNYAWVYYHMNKLQEAQSYIGKVESSCKKLSSASRYKIQLPEIYCEQGWALLKFGIKYYERAKKCFQKALEEEPNNPEFNSGYAIAIYRLEDFLTKGSSGEDSSLEPLRRAVKLNPNDTFVMALLALKLQDTEQVEEGEKYIKEALQKTPDLPYLLRYAAKFYRKKGLVEKSLGFLKKALEFTPTSGFLHHQIGLCYRTQLYKMKKATKYPPREQMEELIRLSIFHFKMVVEQKSKFMYAYIDLASMYAEGNQYQEAEDTFQKVFKMEKLTCDEKQQLHYRYGRFQEYHKKSEAEAINHYTKGLKIEKNSHERNMCKEALKKLIERRIQRGSADAKNLGILGLIHQLNGEKPQAIECYEKALTLEPDNEEYLSALCEIRLSIEI
- the LOC128840611 gene encoding interferon-induced protein with tetratricopeptide repeats 5-like isoform X2, whose translation is MSISKNSLKTVLLQLECHFTWTLLKDDVDLDNLEETICDQIEFLITKSKISNYNLLAYVKHMKGNSEEALESLQKAEGEVQTNHADEVDRKSLVTWGNYAWVYYHMNKLQEAQSYIGKVESSCKKLSSASRYKIQLPEIYCEQGWALLKFGIKYYERAKKCFQKALEEEPNNPEFNSGYAIAIYRLEDFLTKGSSGEDSSLEPLRRAVKLNPNDTFVMALLALKLQDTEQVEEGEKYIKEALQKTPDLPYLLRYAAKFYRKKGLVEKSLGFLKKALEFTPTSGFLHHQIGLCYRTQLYKMKKATKYPPREQMEELIRLSIFHFKMVVEQKSKFMYAYIDLASMYAEGNQYQEAEDTFQKVFKMEKLTCDEKQQLHYRYGRFQEYHKKSEAEAINHYTKGLKIEKNSHERNMCKEALKKLIERRIQRGSADAKNLGILGLIHQLNGEKPQAIECYEKALTLEPDNEEYLSALCEIRLSIEI